The Humulus lupulus chromosome 4, drHumLupu1.1, whole genome shotgun sequence genome has a window encoding:
- the LOC133829755 gene encoding phenylacetaldehyde reductase-like, with amino-acid sequence MSGEGKVVCVTGATGYIASWLVKLLLEHGYTVKASVRDLNDSKKMEHLVSVDGAKERLHLVKANLMEEGSFDAVVDGCEGVFHTASPVLLSPTVPKAELIDPAVKGTLNVLRSCAKVPSVKRVVVTSSMAAVSYNSKPLSPDMVIDETWFSDPDYCEELKLWYVLSKLLAEEAAWEFAKENRINLVTLHPGYVIGPLLSPTLSESVEIFLNQINGAETYPNIVYKIVDVRDVALAHIKAFEVESANGRYCLVGETTHIREVLQILREHYPTLRLPVKCEDDKPLMPKYQVSKEKAMSLGINFIPLEVTMRDTVENLKNKGLLVFPTIRS; translated from the exons AGGTAGTGTGTGTAACAGGAGCTACAGGCTACATAGCTTCATGGCTTGTGAAGTTGTTATTAGAACATGGATACACTGTCAAAGCATCTGTTCGTGATCTAA ATGATTCAAAGAAGATGGAACACTTGGTTTCAGTAGATGGAGCTAAAGAAAGGCTTCATTTGGTGAAGGCAAATTTAATGGAAGAAGGATCTTTTGATGCTGTAGTTGATGGTTGTGAAGGTGTTTTCCACACAGCTTCACCTGTTTTGCTCTCACCCACTGTTCCAAAG GCAGAGCTAATTGACCCAGCAGTGAAAGGAACACTCAATGTACTGAGATCATGTGCCAAAGTTCCATCTGTGAAGAGAGTTGTTGTAACATCTTCCATGGCTGCAGTTTCCTACAATTCAAAACCTTTGAGCCCTGATATGGTTATTGATGAAACATGGTTTTCAGATCCTGATTACTGTGAGGAACTTAAG CTTTGGTATGTGCTTTCAAAACTTTTAGCTGAGGAGGCTGCTTGGGAATTTGCAAAGGAAAATCGAATCAATTTGGTCACATTACATCCTGGCTATGTTATTGGGCCACTCTTATCACCAACTCTCAGTGAAAGTGTAGAgatttttctcaatcaaataaATG gagCTGAAACATACCCCAATATAGTTTATAAAATTGTTGATGTTAGAGATGTTGCACTGGCACATATTAAAGCATTTGAAGTTGAATCGGCTAATGGAAGATACTGCTTAGTGGGAGAAACTACACATATCCGTGAGGTTCTGCAGATTTTAAGAGAGCACTATCCCACTTTGAGACTTCCTGTAAA ATGTGAAGATGACAAGCCCTTGATGCCAAAGTACCAAGTATCAAAAGAGAAAGCAATGAGTTTGGGCATAAATTTTATTCCTTTGGAAGTTACTATGAGGGACACTGTcgaaaacctcaagaacaagGGTCTTTTAGTCTTCCCAACTATTAGGTCTTAA